One stretch of Marinobacterium iners DNA includes these proteins:
- a CDS encoding SIMPL domain-containing protein, which produces MLTTNRSSALILGVFLLLGLASLGSLLGKAALDHKQLDRTVTVKGLSEREYQADIVIWPIPFAVASNDLDLLYTDLEVNAAEIRDFLTENGIQPDEISYAPPVITDRSAQQYGGDNRAEFRYVASRMVTVYSENIEGVRAVMNELPELGKRGIVLTGGDYQSQTEYIFTRLNEVKPEMIEEATRNAREVAQKFAADSQSRLGKIRRASQGQFSISERDRNNPHIKQVRVVSTVEYYLSD; this is translated from the coding sequence ATGCTGACAACAAATCGTTCATCGGCGTTGATTCTGGGCGTGTTTCTGCTGCTTGGGCTGGCGTCACTGGGCAGCCTGCTGGGCAAGGCCGCGCTGGATCATAAACAGCTTGATCGCACGGTGACCGTGAAAGGACTGTCGGAGCGCGAATATCAGGCTGATATCGTGATCTGGCCGATCCCCTTCGCCGTGGCCAGTAACGACCTGGACTTGCTGTACACCGATCTGGAGGTGAATGCGGCAGAGATTCGTGATTTCCTGACCGAGAACGGCATCCAGCCGGACGAGATCAGCTATGCGCCGCCGGTGATTACCGACCGTTCGGCGCAGCAATATGGCGGCGACAACCGTGCCGAGTTCCGCTATGTGGCCAGCCGCATGGTTACGGTCTATTCGGAGAATATCGAAGGGGTGCGGGCTGTGATGAATGAACTGCCAGAGCTGGGCAAGCGCGGCATCGTGTTGACCGGGGGTGACTATCAGTCGCAGACTGAGTACATCTTCACACGCCTCAATGAGGTCAAGCCGGAGATGATCGAAGAGGCGACCCGTAATGCACGTGAGGTGGCGCAGAAGTTCGCGGCCGACTCACAAAGCCGGCTGGGCAAGATCCGACGTGCGTCTCAGGGCCAGTTCAGCATCAGTGAGCGTGACCGAAACAATCCGCACATCAAGCAGGTACGGGTGGTGTCCACGGTCGAGTATTACCTGTCCGATTAA
- a CDS encoding response regulator, producing METQRSMSKLNILVVDDARFIRERVTSMVREAFPDFSVMAVENGTEATRAMQQKRFDLILCDWEMPEMSGLEVLQWTRSQDDYKQTSFLMVTSRGEREYVLKAIQAGVNDYLGKPFTREQLVQKMVKALDKRQQLSPEQQARAAAMLEADKKATPTEASAPAKMRSKPKGLAQLRNSEQTFRCAIKDLNLREVKVVIKNEGAFPQVLEQVVVDIEQLSGDSVARINGFITSIQATEQKLDAAYVDVNVFFMDDDPDKLAHLSKYIASVR from the coding sequence ATGGAAACACAGCGTTCGATGAGCAAACTCAATATTCTGGTGGTCGATGACGCTCGCTTCATCCGCGAGCGCGTGACTTCCATGGTGCGGGAAGCCTTTCCCGACTTCAGCGTGATGGCAGTGGAAAACGGTACCGAAGCCACTCGGGCGATGCAGCAAAAACGTTTTGATCTGATTTTGTGTGACTGGGAAATGCCCGAGATGAGCGGGCTTGAGGTGCTGCAGTGGACCCGGTCGCAGGACGATTACAAGCAGACCTCGTTTTTGATGGTGACCAGCCGTGGCGAGCGTGAATATGTGCTCAAGGCCATTCAGGCAGGCGTGAACGACTATCTGGGCAAACCCTTTACCCGTGAGCAGCTGGTGCAGAAGATGGTCAAGGCGCTGGATAAGCGCCAGCAGCTGAGCCCTGAGCAGCAGGCGCGTGCGGCGGCCATGCTTGAGGCAGATAAAAAGGCTACACCTACCGAGGCTTCGGCGCCTGCCAAAATGCGCTCCAAGCCCAAGGGGCTGGCGCAGCTGCGCAACAGCGAACAGACTTTCCGCTGCGCCATCAAGGATCTCAACCTGCGTGAAGTGAAGGTTGTGATCAAGAATGAAGGTGCGTTTCCGCAGGTACTGGAACAGGTGGTCGTGGATATCGAGCAGCTGTCAGGCGACAGCGTAGCGCGTATCAATGGCTTCATCACCTCGATACAGGCCACGGAACAGAAGCTGGATGCGGCCTATGTGGACGTGAACGTATTCTTTATGGACGATGACCCGGACAAACTGGCGCATCTGTCCAAATACATTGCCAGTGTGCGTTGA
- a CDS encoding 23S rRNA (adenine(2030)-N(6))-methyltransferase RlmJ has protein sequence MLSYQHGFHAGNFADVHKHLTLVLLLQALNRKAKPWSYLETHGGRAQYDLHGDQAAKTGEFQQGIARLWRQSVPEAVQPYLEQVEAVNGKALQHYPGSPLIAAQMARDADQISVMELHPAEAEALKQVFRQDGRVAVHHRDGYEGVLSLLPPKPNRGVVLIDPAYEVKQEYQQLVRFVSKAIKRWPNGCFAIWYPLLPAGLWQKMKSELAASGIRNILCSELEIAAAEGEWGMYGSGMLVINPPWQLDATLGQVSPWLQATLQQGEGQWRVEWLVPE, from the coding sequence ATGCTCAGCTACCAGCACGGCTTTCATGCCGGCAATTTTGCCGATGTTCACAAACACCTGACGCTGGTTCTGCTGTTGCAGGCGTTGAACCGCAAGGCCAAACCCTGGAGTTATCTGGAAACCCATGGCGGGCGTGCGCAGTATGATCTGCACGGTGATCAGGCGGCCAAGACCGGCGAATTCCAGCAGGGTATTGCCCGCCTGTGGCGTCAGTCGGTTCCCGAAGCGGTGCAGCCCTACCTTGAACAGGTCGAAGCCGTAAACGGGAAGGCGTTGCAACATTACCCCGGCTCTCCGCTGATCGCGGCCCAGATGGCGCGTGATGCCGATCAGATCAGTGTAATGGAGCTGCACCCGGCCGAGGCTGAAGCGCTGAAGCAGGTATTCCGTCAGGATGGCCGAGTGGCGGTACATCATCGTGACGGCTATGAAGGGGTGCTGTCGCTGTTGCCGCCAAAGCCCAATCGTGGGGTGGTGTTGATCGACCCTGCCTATGAAGTGAAGCAGGAATACCAGCAGCTGGTGCGTTTTGTCAGCAAGGCGATCAAGCGTTGGCCCAATGGCTGCTTTGCCATCTGGTATCCGTTACTGCCGGCAGGGTTGTGGCAAAAGATGAAGTCAGAACTGGCGGCGAGCGGGATTCGCAATATTCTGTGTTCCGAGCTTGAAATTGCGGCAGCAGAAGGCGAGTGGGGCATGTATGGCAGCGGTATGTTGGTGATCAACCCGCCCTGGCAGCTGGATGCCACACTTGGGCAGGTTTCACCCTGGCTGCAGGCAACGCTGCAGCAGGGGGAGGGGCAGTGGCGCGTGGAATGGCTGGTGCCTGAGTAA
- a CDS encoding acetolactate synthase 3 large subunit has product MELLSGAEMVVRALKDEGVQYIYGYPGGSLLHVYDALFQQEDVQHILVRHEQAATHMADAYARATGKAGVALVTSGPGATNAVTGIATAFMDSIPMVVITGQVMSHLIGEDAFQETDMLGISRPIVKHNFSVQRPEDIPAIVRKAFHIAESGRPGPVVIDLPKDMTTPTERYPYEFPKHVKMRSYSPITRGHSGQIKKATDMLLAAKRPVIYTGGGVIMGDASAELTELAKLLNFPVTNTLMGLGGYPGTDRQFIGMLGMHGSYEANMAMHHADLILAVGARFDDRVTNACDKFCPTAKIVHIDIDPASISKTIQADVPIVGPAKVVLEEMVQLVKGSKKQPDQDALHAWWQQIDEWRQRHGGRYRTDDSALMKPQQVIEMLSQVTNGNAFVTSDVGQHQMFAAQYYKFNKPNRWINSGGLGTMGFGLPAAMGVKMNFPDDDVVCVTGEGSIQMNIQELSTCNQYDLPVKILCLNNQSLGMVRQWQDMNYESRHSQSYMQSLPDFVKLVEAYGHVGMKVEKYSDLEGAMREAFALKDRLVFMDIAVDPFEHVYPMQVPRGSMRDMWLTKTERT; this is encoded by the coding sequence GTGGAATTACTTTCAGGCGCAGAAATGGTGGTACGCGCCCTCAAAGACGAGGGTGTTCAGTACATCTATGGTTATCCGGGCGGGTCGTTGCTGCATGTGTACGACGCTCTGTTCCAGCAGGAAGATGTACAGCACATTCTGGTGCGCCATGAGCAGGCTGCAACTCACATGGCGGATGCTTATGCGCGTGCGACCGGTAAAGCCGGTGTCGCGCTGGTGACATCCGGTCCGGGTGCAACCAATGCCGTGACCGGTATCGCGACCGCGTTCATGGACTCCATCCCGATGGTGGTGATCACCGGCCAGGTGATGAGTCATCTGATCGGTGAAGACGCCTTCCAGGAGACCGACATGCTCGGTATCTCCCGTCCCATCGTGAAACACAACTTCAGCGTCCAGCGTCCGGAAGACATCCCGGCGATTGTGCGCAAGGCGTTCCATATTGCCGAGAGCGGCCGTCCCGGTCCGGTGGTAATTGACCTGCCGAAAGACATGACCACGCCGACCGAGCGCTACCCGTACGAGTTTCCGAAACACGTCAAGATGCGTTCGTACAGCCCGATCACCCGTGGTCACAGCGGTCAGATCAAGAAGGCAACCGACATGCTGCTGGCGGCCAAGCGTCCGGTGATCTATACCGGCGGTGGTGTCATCATGGGTGACGCCAGTGCCGAACTGACCGAGCTGGCCAAACTGCTGAACTTCCCGGTAACCAACACCCTGATGGGGCTGGGCGGTTATCCGGGTACCGATCGTCAGTTCATCGGTATGCTGGGGATGCACGGCAGCTACGAAGCCAACATGGCGATGCACCATGCTGACCTGATTCTGGCTGTGGGCGCTCGCTTTGATGACCGCGTAACCAACGCCTGTGACAAGTTCTGTCCGACTGCCAAGATCGTGCATATCGATATTGATCCGGCCTCCATTTCCAAAACCATCCAGGCGGATGTCCCCATCGTGGGTCCGGCCAAAGTGGTACTGGAAGAGATGGTGCAGCTGGTCAAGGGCAGCAAGAAACAGCCGGATCAGGATGCACTGCACGCCTGGTGGCAGCAGATCGACGAGTGGCGCCAGCGTCACGGTGGCCGTTACCGCACTGATGACTCCGCATTGATGAAACCGCAACAGGTTATCGAAATGCTGAGCCAGGTGACCAATGGCAACGCCTTCGTGACTTCTGACGTGGGCCAGCACCAGATGTTTGCGGCGCAGTACTACAAGTTCAACAAGCCAAACCGCTGGATCAACTCCGGTGGCCTCGGCACCATGGGCTTCGGTTTGCCGGCGGCCATGGGTGTGAAGATGAACTTCCCGGATGATGACGTTGTATGCGTCACCGGCGAAGGCAGCATCCAGATGAACATTCAGGAGCTCTCCACCTGCAACCAGTATGATCTGCCGGTGAAGATTCTGTGCCTCAACAATCAGTCGCTGGGCATGGTGCGCCAGTGGCAGGACATGAACTATGAGTCCCGTCACTCTCAGTCCTACATGCAGTCGCTGCCTGACTTCGTCAAGCTGGTGGAGGCCTATGGTCATGTGGGCATGAAGGTCGAGAAATACTCTGACCTGGAAGGCGCCATGCGCGAAGCCTTCGCGCTGAAGGATCGTCTGGTCTTCATGGATATCGCGGTCGATCCGTTCGAACACGTATATCCGATGCAGGTACCGCGCGGTTCCATGCGTGACATGTGGCTGACCAAGACAGAGAGGACCTGA
- the ilvN gene encoding acetolactate synthase small subunit, with protein MRHIISVLMENEPGALSRVVGLFSQRNYNIESLTVAPTEDSTLSRLTVTTIGNDRVVEQITKQLNKLIDVVKVVDLSEGDHIEREVMMIKLKASGQMRAEIKRTCDIFRGQIIDVTPTTYTVQLVGASDKLDAFINALGSASIMEVVRSGVCGIARGEKVLSL; from the coding sequence ATGCGCCATATCATTTCAGTCCTGATGGAAAACGAGCCGGGTGCCTTGTCGCGCGTGGTGGGGCTGTTCTCCCAGCGTAACTACAACATCGAGTCGCTGACGGTCGCGCCGACCGAAGACTCCACCCTGTCACGTCTGACAGTGACCACCATTGGCAACGATCGTGTGGTGGAGCAGATCACCAAACAGCTGAACAAGCTGATTGATGTGGTCAAGGTGGTGGACCTGTCCGAGGGTGATCACATCGAGCGCGAAGTGATGATGATCAAACTCAAGGCCAGCGGCCAGATGCGCGCCGAGATCAAGCGGACCTGCGACATCTTCCGTGGTCAGATCATCGATGTGACCCCGACGACCTACACCGTGCAGCTGGTGGGCGCATCCGACAAACTGGATGCCTTCATCAATGCGCTGGGCAGCGCTTCCATTATGGAAGTGGTGCGCTCGGGTGTGTGTGGTATTGCCCGTGGCGAGAAAGTCCTGAGCCTTTAA
- a CDS encoding ABC transporter permease subunit, protein MKQRMPLLITILLLGYAFLYGPIISLIVYSFNESRLVTVWGGFSTKWYGELLQNTQLLSAAWLSVRIAALTATIAVVLGTLAALALVRFRRFLGRGSLEVMVTAPLVMPEVIIGLSLLLLFVAMESVIGWPAGRGMTTIVIAHTTFAMAYVTVVVQSRLAHMDLSLEEAALDLGARPLKVFFSITLPIIAPSLIAGWLLAFTLSLDDLVVASFVSGPGATTLPMVVYSSVRLGVSPEINALATIIVGLVSIAVLITGVLLWRQDRRNRLDAH, encoded by the coding sequence ATGAAACAACGCATGCCACTGCTGATTACCATTCTGCTGCTGGGCTATGCCTTTCTGTACGGCCCGATCATCAGCCTGATCGTGTATTCATTCAATGAAAGTCGGCTGGTCACGGTATGGGGCGGCTTCAGCACCAAATGGTACGGCGAACTGCTGCAGAATACCCAGCTGCTCAGCGCCGCCTGGCTCAGTGTCCGTATTGCTGCCCTGACCGCTACAATAGCAGTAGTGCTGGGCACACTGGCGGCATTGGCACTGGTGCGATTCCGTCGCTTTCTCGGCAGGGGCTCGCTGGAGGTGATGGTAACCGCGCCACTGGTGATGCCAGAGGTGATTATCGGCCTTTCGCTGCTGCTGCTGTTCGTGGCGATGGAAAGCGTGATCGGCTGGCCGGCCGGACGCGGCATGACCACCATCGTGATCGCCCACACCACCTTCGCGATGGCCTATGTCACCGTGGTGGTGCAAAGCCGACTGGCACATATGGACCTGTCGCTGGAAGAAGCGGCGCTGGATCTGGGAGCCCGCCCGCTGAAGGTATTTTTCAGCATCACCCTGCCGATCATCGCTCCCTCGCTGATCGCTGGCTGGCTACTGGCATTCACGCTGTCTTTGGATGATCTGGTGGTGGCCAGCTTCGTTTCCGGTCCCGGTGCCACCACCCTGCCGATGGTGGTCTACTCCAGCGTACGCCTCGGCGTCAGTCCTGAAATCAATGCGCTGGCAACGATCATTGTTGGGCTGGTCAGCATCGCGGTGTTGATTACCGGCGTGTTGCTGTGGCGGCAGGACCGACGCAACCGCCTCGACGCCCACTGA
- a CDS encoding ABC transporter permease subunit, which translates to MKLKQHLPPARNLIIAIPWFWLALFFLLPFLFVLKISLSEPVLAQPPYLDLIREIEDGLVTIMVNFGNYQLLLEDSLYLSALLGSLKIAAISTVCCLLIGYPMAYAIARSPAHWRLPLLMLIILPFWTSFLIRIYAWIGILKGNGLLNNFLLWTGLIDTPLEIMHTPFAVYIGVVYNYLPFVVLPLYATLIRLDLTLLEAAADLGCRPWKQFLLITLPLSLPGVLAGAMLVFIPVMGEFVIPDLLGGPDTLMLGKLMWTEFFNNKDWPLASSLAALLLVALIVPFVLLRHFERRAAEEGAT; encoded by the coding sequence ATGAAGCTGAAACAGCACCTGCCGCCGGCGCGCAACCTGATCATCGCCATCCCCTGGTTCTGGCTGGCGCTGTTCTTCCTGCTGCCGTTCCTTTTCGTACTCAAGATCAGCCTGTCCGAGCCGGTATTGGCACAGCCTCCCTATCTGGACCTGATCCGCGAAATCGAAGACGGGCTGGTGACCATCATGGTCAACTTCGGCAACTATCAGCTGCTGCTGGAAGATTCACTCTATCTGAGCGCCCTGCTGGGCTCGCTCAAAATAGCCGCAATCTCCACTGTCTGCTGCCTGTTGATCGGCTATCCCATGGCCTATGCCATCGCGCGTTCGCCGGCACATTGGCGTCTGCCGCTGTTGATGCTGATCATTCTGCCGTTCTGGACCTCGTTCCTGATTCGCATCTATGCCTGGATCGGTATCCTCAAGGGCAACGGGCTGCTCAATAACTTCCTGCTCTGGACCGGCCTGATCGATACCCCGCTTGAGATCATGCACACACCGTTCGCGGTCTATATCGGCGTCGTCTATAACTATCTGCCGTTTGTGGTGTTGCCGCTCTATGCCACCCTGATCCGGCTGGACCTGACCCTGCTCGAAGCGGCCGCCGATCTGGGCTGCCGCCCCTGGAAGCAGTTTCTGCTGATCACCCTGCCGCTGTCACTGCCGGGCGTACTGGCCGGTGCCATGCTGGTGTTCATTCCGGTGATGGGCGAATTTGTCATTCCCGACCTGCTGGGCGGACCGGATACGCTGATGCTGGGCAAACTAATGTGGACCGAGTTCTTCAACAACAAGGACTGGCCACTGGCGTCTTCGCTGGCTGCACTGCTGCTGGTGGCGTTGATTGTGCCCTTTGTGCTGCTGCGCCACTTTGAGCGCAGAGCCGCCGAGGAGGGTGCCACATGA
- a CDS encoding ABC transporter ATP-binding protein codes for MATLRQFKPEEPWQAPEGEPLVRIENLTKRFGSFYAVDDVSLHIHQGEFFSLLGPSGCGKTTLLRMLAGFETPTSGRIFIDGQDVTDVPPYERPVNMMFQSYALFPHMTVADNIAFGLKQEGMPKAERQERVAEMLALVQIEKLAQRKPHQLSGGQRQRVALARALAKHPKILLLDEPLGALDKKLREQTQFELVNIQERLGITFIVVTHDQEEAMTMSSRIALLHEGRTEQVDPPRRLYEFPSTRYVASFIGSVNLFDGYVVQQDDDQVIVQCDEADSQLLVRHSQPLVPGMAVTVALRPEKVRVLSQLDADAPNQLRGVIKEIAYLGDVSIYHVELAGGKRVQFTQSNVQALAEQPLTWDEEVLLGWSANSCGVLTE; via the coding sequence ATGGCAACACTGCGCCAGTTCAAACCCGAAGAGCCCTGGCAGGCCCCCGAAGGGGAGCCTCTGGTTCGAATCGAAAACCTCACTAAACGCTTCGGCTCATTCTATGCGGTCGACGATGTCAGCCTGCACATTCATCAGGGTGAGTTCTTTTCTCTGCTTGGCCCCTCAGGCTGCGGCAAAACCACCCTGCTGCGCATGCTGGCCGGTTTCGAGACCCCGACCAGTGGTCGCATTTTTATCGACGGACAGGATGTCACCGATGTGCCGCCCTATGAGCGTCCGGTGAACATGATGTTCCAGTCCTACGCCCTGTTTCCGCACATGACCGTAGCAGACAACATCGCTTTCGGCCTGAAGCAGGAAGGCATGCCCAAAGCCGAGCGTCAGGAACGCGTCGCCGAAATGCTGGCACTTGTTCAGATCGAGAAGCTTGCTCAACGCAAACCGCATCAGCTCTCCGGCGGACAGCGTCAGCGTGTGGCACTGGCCCGCGCATTGGCCAAACACCCGAAGATTCTGCTGCTGGACGAGCCGCTGGGGGCACTGGACAAGAAACTGCGTGAGCAAACCCAGTTTGAGTTGGTCAACATTCAGGAACGCCTCGGCATCACCTTTATCGTGGTGACCCACGATCAGGAAGAGGCGATGACCATGTCCTCGCGCATCGCGCTGTTGCATGAAGGACGCACAGAACAGGTCGACCCGCCTCGACGTCTGTATGAGTTTCCATCCACCCGTTATGTCGCCAGCTTCATTGGGTCGGTCAATCTGTTTGACGGTTACGTGGTGCAACAGGACGACGATCAAGTGATTGTGCAGTGTGACGAGGCCGACTCTCAGCTGCTGGTACGCCATAGTCAGCCACTGGTACCTGGAATGGCCGTGACGGTCGCGCTGCGCCCTGAAAAAGTTCGGGTACTGAGTCAACTGGATGCCGATGCGCCCAACCAGCTGCGTGGAGTCATCAAAGAGATCGCCTATCTGGGCGACGTATCGATCTACCATGTGGAGCTGGCCGGCGGTAAGCGCGTGCAGTTCACCCAGTCCAACGTGCAAGCACTGGCCGAGCAGCCGCTGACCTGGGACGAAGAGGTACTGCTGGGCTGGTCGGCCAACAGCTGCGGGGTGCTGACGGAATGA
- a CDS encoding polyamine ABC transporter substrate-binding protein, producing the protein MKKVFKQLGKLLPGMLLAGAASAQELNVYNWSDYIAEDTLARFEQETGIKVVYDVYDSNEVLEAKLLAGRSGYDLAFPTARPFADRHLKAGLYQKLDKDKLTNLDNLDPVIMKSLADIDPDNQHLVPYMWGTTGIGYNVKKVREILGDEMPLDTWRLVFDPEIVAKLAGCGVTLMDDPTEVFVAARAYLGEDTTDFSKAALEKAAAAVMAVRPNIRYFHSSQYINDLANGDICVAHGYSGDILQARDRAAEAGNGVEVAYAVPSEGAVVWTDVMVIPADAPHPDTAHQFINFLLQPDVIAPITNYVAYANANAAATGLIDEEIRNDAGIYPPQETREKLIVLKTPTERQIRDMNRSWTRVKTGR; encoded by the coding sequence ATGAAAAAAGTGTTCAAGCAACTCGGAAAACTGCTCCCTGGCATGTTGCTGGCGGGAGCCGCATCAGCGCAGGAACTCAACGTATACAACTGGTCTGACTATATCGCTGAAGACACACTGGCGCGGTTCGAACAGGAGACCGGAATCAAGGTCGTCTATGACGTTTATGATTCCAACGAGGTGCTTGAAGCCAAACTGCTGGCCGGTCGCAGCGGCTATGACCTGGCGTTCCCGACAGCACGCCCTTTTGCCGACCGTCACCTCAAGGCAGGCCTTTATCAAAAACTGGACAAAGATAAGCTGACCAATCTGGATAACCTGGATCCGGTCATAATGAAGTCACTGGCCGACATCGACCCGGACAACCAACATCTGGTGCCTTATATGTGGGGCACCACCGGCATTGGCTACAACGTAAAGAAGGTGCGTGAGATTCTGGGCGATGAGATGCCACTGGATACATGGCGCCTGGTGTTTGATCCGGAAATCGTGGCCAAACTGGCCGGCTGTGGCGTGACGCTGATGGACGATCCGACCGAAGTATTTGTCGCGGCACGTGCCTATCTGGGCGAGGATACCACCGACTTCAGCAAGGCTGCACTGGAAAAGGCGGCTGCAGCCGTCATGGCCGTACGTCCGAATATTCGTTACTTCCACAGCTCGCAGTACATCAACGACCTGGCAAATGGCGATATCTGTGTAGCCCACGGCTACTCCGGTGACATTCTGCAGGCCCGTGACCGTGCGGCCGAAGCCGGCAACGGGGTTGAAGTGGCCTATGCTGTACCCTCCGAAGGTGCCGTGGTCTGGACCGATGTGATGGTGATTCCGGCGGATGCACCGCACCCGGATACCGCGCACCAGTTCATCAACTTCCTGCTGCAGCCGGACGTCATCGCACCGATCACCAACTATGTTGCCTACGCCAACGCCAATGCGGCGGCTACAGGGCTGATCGACGAAGAGATCCGCAACGATGCCGGCATCTATCCGCCGCAGGAAACGCGTGAAAAGCTGATCGTGCTGAAAACGCCGACAGAACGTCAGATTCGCGACATGAACCGCAGCTGGACCCGAGTCAAAACCGGCCGCTGA
- a CDS encoding dienelactone hydrolase family protein, whose protein sequence is MCDIKGCGNTQSGQPLPRATGEERRSFLKGMLALPLAVVLADPLLAQAAGNRTRSVQLALGGGDKVQAHLAMPEGDGPFPAVVLIHEWWGLNDQIKAVAAELANLGFMALAVDLYEGGVADTREDAMALMQAVNEEEATDTLTGWIDWLRRHQRCNGKVATMGWCFGGGWSLNASMETPVDATIIYYGNVTRTPKQLSRLRGPVLGHFGTLDKSIDEAMVGGFERAMAEAGKADRLNVYWYVADHAFANPTGARYDADDAALAWSRSVSFLYRQLG, encoded by the coding sequence ATGTGTGATATCAAGGGGTGTGGCAACACGCAGTCGGGCCAGCCTCTTCCACGGGCAACCGGTGAAGAGCGACGCAGTTTCCTGAAGGGGATGCTGGCACTGCCACTGGCAGTGGTGCTGGCGGACCCGTTGCTTGCGCAAGCAGCGGGCAACCGAACTCGGTCAGTGCAGCTGGCACTGGGAGGCGGCGACAAGGTGCAGGCACACTTGGCCATGCCCGAGGGTGATGGGCCTTTTCCTGCGGTGGTGCTGATTCACGAATGGTGGGGGCTGAATGACCAAATCAAGGCGGTGGCGGCTGAGCTTGCCAATTTAGGCTTTATGGCGCTGGCGGTGGATCTTTATGAAGGCGGTGTTGCTGATACCCGTGAGGATGCAATGGCACTGATGCAGGCGGTCAATGAAGAAGAGGCAACAGACACACTGACCGGTTGGATCGACTGGCTGCGGCGGCACCAGCGCTGTAATGGCAAGGTCGCTACCATGGGATGGTGTTTTGGCGGCGGCTGGTCGCTCAATGCGTCCATGGAAACCCCGGTCGACGCGACCATCATCTATTACGGCAATGTCACCCGTACCCCAAAACAGCTGTCACGCCTGCGAGGGCCGGTGCTGGGTCATTTCGGAACGCTGGACAAGAGTATCGACGAAGCGATGGTGGGCGGCTTCGAGCGGGCCATGGCCGAAGCCGGCAAAGCCGATAGGCTGAACGTTTACTGGTATGTGGCGGACCATGCCTTCGCCAACCCTACCGGCGCCCGTTATGACGCCGATGATGCAGCCTTGGCATGGTCGCGTTCGGTCAGTTTCCTGTATCGACAGCTTGGTTAG